Below is a genomic region from Actinoallomurus bryophytorum.
GCGCCGGATGTCCAGGGCGTCCACGAGGAACGACAGGGACACGGTGTGCAGCTGGTCGGGGATGAGCTGGTCGGCGAACCGTCCTGGAAACGTCATCAGGTGGTCGGTGGCGATGGAGCCGGCAACAGCGATGCGCACGACGTCGATCTCCTCAGTCGTTTCGGCGACCCCGTCATTGCCGCGGGGCCGTCTCGAACCTGTGGTGCAAAACCCGGCAAGAGTACTGCCTCATCAGGGGCCGAACACGCCAGATGCCCGCGCCCGGATAATCCCGGAACGCGGGCACCGACATCTGGCGCGGGCTCTTAGTGGAACGAGTCGCCGCAGGCGCAGGAGCCGCCGGCATTCGGGTTGTCGATCGTGAAGCCCTGCTTCTCGATGGTGTCGACGAAGTCGATCGTCGCGCCGGCGAGGTAGGGCACGCTCATCCGGTCGATACGGACATTGAGCCCGTTGAAGTCCTGGACAGCGTCGCCGTCGACCTCACGGTCGTCGAAGTAGAGCTGGTAGACCAGGCCCGAGCAGCCTCCCGGCTGGACCTGCACACGCAGCGCAAGGCCTTCCTCGCCCTGCTGTTCGAGCAGGCTCTTAGCCTTCTCCGCCGCGACGTCGGTGAGGATGACGCCCTTGGTGGAGGTGTCGGCTGAAGAGGTGTCGGCTGA
It encodes:
- a CDS encoding HesB/IscA family protein, with product MTVSADTSSADTSTKGVILTDVAAEKAKSLLEQQGEEGLALRVQVQPGGCSGLVYQLYFDDREVDGDAVQDFNGLNVRIDRMSVPYLAGATIDFVDTIEKQGFTIDNPNAGGSCACGDSFH